In one Chitinophaga sancti genomic region, the following are encoded:
- the hisB gene encoding bifunctional histidinol-phosphatase/imidazoleglycerol-phosphate dehydratase HisB: MKRVLFIDRDGTLIKEVPPTYQIDSLDKIEFYPKVFTWLTRIAAELDFELVMVTNQDGLGTDSFPEDTFWPAQNFIVRAFENEGVLFKDYHIDRSFPHENAPTRKPGTGMLTKYFTADYDLANSFVIGDRITDVQLAKNLGAKAIWMNEGTGLGGAEVSSDAKALAPVIALESTDWEKIYEFLKLGLRRVSHTRTTKETDIHIELNLDGTGKAEIETGLGFFDHMLDQIARHGSIDLKIKAKGDLHIDEHHTIEDVGIALGEAVAQGLGDKRGIERYGYCLPMDDCLAQAAIDFGGRNWIVWDAKFNREKIGEMPTEMFFHFFKSFSDASKSNLNIKAEGENEHHKIEAIFKVFAKAIKMAVKRNPSNMQLPSTKGML; encoded by the coding sequence ATGAAAAGAGTTCTCTTCATAGATCGCGATGGTACATTGATCAAAGAGGTGCCACCTACTTACCAGATTGATTCATTGGATAAAATCGAGTTCTATCCTAAGGTATTTACCTGGCTCACCCGCATCGCAGCGGAGCTGGATTTTGAACTGGTGATGGTGACGAACCAGGATGGCCTTGGAACAGATAGTTTTCCTGAGGATACTTTCTGGCCGGCGCAGAATTTTATCGTGCGTGCTTTCGAAAATGAAGGTGTGCTTTTTAAAGATTATCATATCGATCGTAGCTTTCCTCACGAAAACGCCCCTACGCGTAAGCCAGGAACGGGCATGCTGACGAAGTATTTTACGGCTGATTATGACCTGGCAAATTCATTTGTGATCGGGGATCGTATTACAGATGTACAGCTGGCCAAGAACCTGGGTGCAAAGGCGATCTGGATGAATGAAGGCACGGGCCTGGGTGGTGCGGAAGTAAGTTCAGATGCGAAGGCGCTGGCACCAGTGATTGCATTGGAATCAACTGATTGGGAAAAGATCTATGAGTTCCTGAAATTAGGACTGCGTAGAGTGTCTCATACACGTACTACTAAAGAAACGGATATTCACATTGAACTGAACCTGGATGGTACCGGTAAGGCAGAGATTGAAACGGGGTTAGGTTTCTTTGATCATATGCTGGATCAGATTGCGCGTCATGGTAGTATTGATCTTAAGATCAAAGCGAAAGGTGATCTGCACATTGATGAACATCATACGATTGAGGATGTGGGTATTGCATTGGGCGAAGCGGTAGCACAGGGCCTGGGTGATAAGAGAGGTATTGAGCGTTACGGTTATTGCTTACCGATGGATGATTGCCTGGCACAGGCGGCCATTGATTTTGGCGGGCGTAACTGGATCGTATGGGATGCGAAATTCAATAGAGAGAAGATAGGGGAGATGCCTACGGAGATGTTCTTCCATTTCTTTAAGTCATTCTCAGATGCGTCAAAGTCGAATTTGAATATCAAGGCGGAAGGCGAAAACGAGCATCATAAAATAGAGGCGATCTTTAAGGTATTTGCAAAGGCGATCAAGATGGCGGTAAAACGCAATCCATCTAATATGCAGTTGCCAAGTACAAAAGGGATGCTATAG
- a CDS encoding anthranilate synthase component I family protein, whose translation MGSIQVKSRSKQMLADVFTPVGIYLRLRDRFPGSVLLESTDYRASENSYSFICIKPIAGIEVTSTNDFEFKYPNLPPERKQLKNRQSVLDELQKFLSNFSFADKPVLPVVHSLFGYSTFDSVQFFETIEFNKKKANGNTIPLMRYRFYQYVIVINHFKDELYLCENSVDGLDSDFELIESLIRSKDVPSYSFTATGDEQSNMTDEQYMEIVEKGKQHCFRGDVFQVVLSRAFNQSFKGDEFNVYRALRSINPSPYLFFFDYGDYKLMGSSPEAQLIIKDGKATIHPIAGTFRRTGNDEEDRKLAKLLLEDPKENAEHVMLVDLARNDLSRLATDVEVDSYRNIQYYSHVIHLVSEVSGKVQKGSPFSLLAATFPAGTLSGAPKYRAMQIIDEYEPTQRGFYGGCIGSVGFNGDFNHAIMIRSIMSKGNTLYYQAGAGIVAKSVAESEKDEVNNKLNALKQAILLAQKI comes from the coding sequence ATGGGTAGTATTCAAGTAAAATCAAGATCAAAGCAAATGCTGGCAGATGTATTTACCCCAGTGGGCATCTATCTGCGTCTTCGGGACCGGTTCCCTGGCTCCGTACTACTGGAAAGTACAGACTACCGTGCCAGTGAGAACAGCTATTCCTTTATCTGTATCAAACCAATTGCAGGTATCGAAGTCACCAGCACCAACGACTTTGAATTTAAGTATCCAAACCTTCCACCAGAAAGGAAACAACTCAAGAACCGACAAAGCGTGCTCGACGAGCTCCAGAAGTTCCTCAGTAACTTCTCTTTCGCAGACAAGCCTGTCCTTCCCGTTGTTCACAGTTTATTCGGATACAGCACTTTCGATTCCGTACAATTCTTCGAAACAATAGAATTCAATAAGAAAAAAGCAAACGGGAACACCATTCCTTTGATGCGCTATCGTTTCTACCAATACGTGATCGTCATCAACCACTTCAAAGATGAATTGTATCTCTGCGAAAACAGTGTAGATGGCCTGGACAGCGACTTCGAACTCATAGAATCCCTGATCCGGTCCAAGGACGTACCCAGCTACTCCTTCACAGCTACGGGAGATGAGCAAAGCAATATGACCGATGAGCAGTACATGGAAATTGTTGAAAAAGGTAAACAACACTGCTTCCGGGGCGATGTCTTCCAGGTAGTATTGTCACGTGCTTTCAACCAATCTTTCAAAGGTGACGAATTCAACGTTTACCGCGCACTCCGCTCCATCAACCCTTCCCCTTATCTCTTCTTCTTCGATTACGGCGATTACAAATTAATGGGTTCCTCTCCCGAGGCCCAGCTCATCATCAAAGATGGTAAAGCCACCATTCACCCGATAGCAGGCACTTTCCGCCGTACCGGCAATGATGAGGAAGATCGCAAACTGGCAAAATTACTGCTGGAAGATCCGAAAGAAAATGCAGAACATGTAATGCTGGTAGACCTGGCACGCAATGACCTGAGCCGCCTGGCTACAGATGTGGAAGTAGACTCCTACCGCAATATCCAATATTACTCACACGTCATTCACCTCGTCAGCGAAGTATCCGGTAAGGTACAGAAAGGCAGCCCTTTCTCCCTGCTGGCAGCTACTTTCCCTGCAGGTACTTTATCCGGCGCACCGAAATACAGGGCTATGCAGATCATCGATGAGTACGAACCTACTCAACGTGGTTTCTATGGCGGATGTATCGGTTCCGTAGGCTTCAACGGTGACTTTAACCACGCTATCATGATCCGTAGTATTATGAGCAAAGGCAATACCCTGTATTACCAGGCTGGCGCCGGTATAGTAGCGAAGTCCGTAGCCGAATCCGAGAAAGATGAAGTGAACAATAAACTGAATGCATTAAAACAGGCCATTCTGCTGGCACAAAAAATCTGA
- a CDS encoding anthranilate synthase component II has translation MNILVFDNYDSFTYNLVHLVEKIINGKVSVFRNDEIPLEKVKDYDKIILSPGPGIPVEAGLLLPLIKEYAASKSIFGVCLGQQAIGEAFGASLINLKDVYHGVATPVNIISREGRLFNGLPDQLEVGRYHSWVVDEKTLPSGLTVTAKDDNGYIMALQHQQYDVSGVQFHPESVLTPEGEKIIRNWLNA, from the coding sequence ATGAACATTCTTGTGTTTGATAATTACGATTCTTTTACATACAACCTGGTGCATCTTGTAGAAAAGATCATCAACGGCAAAGTCAGCGTATTCCGTAACGACGAAATTCCCCTGGAAAAAGTAAAAGACTACGATAAGATCATCCTCTCTCCCGGCCCTGGTATACCGGTAGAAGCAGGACTACTGCTGCCCCTGATCAAAGAGTATGCAGCGAGCAAATCCATATTCGGCGTATGCCTTGGCCAGCAGGCCATTGGCGAAGCTTTCGGCGCCAGCCTGATCAACCTGAAAGATGTATACCATGGAGTAGCCACTCCGGTAAACATCATCAGCAGGGAAGGCAGGTTATTCAACGGCCTCCCTGACCAACTCGAAGTTGGCAGATATCACTCCTGGGTAGTAGACGAAAAAACTTTGCCATCAGGCCTTACCGTTACTGCAAAGGACGATAACGGCTATATCATGGCCCTGCAGCATCAGCAATATGATGTGAGCGGCGTACAGTTCCACCCTGAAAGTGTACTTACACCGGAAGGGGAAAAGATCATCCGTAACTGGTTAAATGCATAA
- the trpD gene encoding anthranilate phosphoribosyltransferase, giving the protein MKKILNYLFEHKTFNRSAAKEILMGISKGMYNESELAAFMTVYLMRSITVEELLGFRDALLELCIPVNLNGYEVLDIVGTGGDGKNSFNISTLSCFIVAGAGGRVAKHGNVGVSTISGASNLMETAGYKFKNDDAKLRTELEESGVCFLHAPLFHPALKNVAGVRRQLGVRTFFNVLGPLVNPAFAQHQLIGVYSLELARVYNYLFQQTDKQYAIVHSLDGYDEISLTSDTRVITNKGERDWTPEQLGKRKVFAEDIYGGNSIEEAAKIFMKILKGEGTWAQNAVVMANAAMGLHTLGKYPSYEECFLAAVESLESGAAHNSFKKLISLQS; this is encoded by the coding sequence ATGAAAAAGATACTGAATTACCTTTTTGAACATAAAACATTCAACCGCAGCGCAGCCAAAGAGATCCTGATGGGTATTTCCAAGGGCATGTACAATGAAAGCGAACTGGCTGCTTTCATGACGGTGTACCTCATGCGCAGCATCACCGTAGAGGAGCTACTGGGCTTCCGCGATGCCCTGCTGGAACTCTGCATCCCTGTCAACCTGAATGGCTACGAGGTACTGGACATAGTGGGTACAGGGGGCGATGGCAAAAATTCTTTCAACATCAGTACCCTGTCCTGCTTTATCGTAGCAGGTGCCGGGGGCAGGGTGGCCAAGCATGGTAACGTAGGCGTATCTACGATCAGTGGCGCCTCTAACCTGATGGAGACTGCTGGCTATAAATTCAAGAACGACGATGCAAAGCTGCGTACAGAACTGGAAGAATCCGGTGTATGTTTCCTGCACGCACCTCTGTTCCACCCCGCATTGAAAAATGTGGCAGGTGTACGCCGGCAACTGGGTGTACGTACTTTCTTCAACGTGCTCGGCCCATTGGTCAACCCGGCATTTGCACAGCACCAGCTGATAGGTGTATATAGCCTGGAACTGGCCCGTGTGTATAACTACCTCTTCCAGCAGACAGACAAGCAATATGCAATTGTGCATAGCCTGGATGGTTACGATGAGATTTCGCTGACTTCAGATACCCGTGTCATCACCAACAAAGGTGAACGTGACTGGACGCCTGAGCAGCTGGGCAAGCGCAAGGTGTTCGCTGAGGATATTTACGGCGGTAACTCTATAGAAGAAGCTGCCAAAATCTTTATGAAAATTTTGAAGGGCGAAGGTACCTGGGCACAGAATGCAGTTGTAATGGCGAATGCCGCCATGGGCCTGCATACCCTGGGCAAGTACCCCAGCTACGAGGAATGTTTCCTGGCAGCCGTTGAATCACTGGAATCCGGTGCCGCACATAATTCGTTCAAGAAGTTGATTAGTTTGCAGTCATGA
- the trpC gene encoding indole-3-glycerol phosphate synthase TrpC, which yields MKNILTEIVAHKHVEVAARKLQRSVAELQQSSAFKREPLSLSAFLRNPEKTGIIAEFKRKSPSKGLINGTATVQDVTMAYTRYGASGLSVLTDEQFFGGSTDDLVKARAVNNIPVLRKDFVIDEYQILEAKAIGADVILLIAECLTKEEVAHLAAFAHNIGLEVLLEVHSGDQLDKVTDHIQNVGVNNRDLTTFKVDFNRSCELASRIPAGKCKVAESGISNTDNIVTLKKAGFNGFLIGEHFMKTENPARAFENFVTELSAKLKA from the coding sequence ATGAAAAATATCCTTACTGAAATAGTCGCACATAAGCATGTGGAAGTAGCCGCCCGTAAACTGCAACGTTCGGTAGCGGAGCTGCAACAGTCATCTGCCTTCAAGAGGGAACCTTTGTCATTATCCGCCTTTCTGCGGAATCCTGAAAAAACAGGGATCATCGCAGAATTCAAAAGGAAATCTCCTTCAAAAGGGCTGATCAATGGTACAGCTACTGTACAGGATGTGACCATGGCCTATACAAGATATGGTGCTTCGGGTCTGTCTGTATTGACAGATGAGCAGTTCTTTGGTGGTAGTACTGACGATTTGGTGAAGGCACGTGCAGTGAATAATATTCCTGTACTGAGAAAGGATTTTGTGATCGATGAATACCAGATACTGGAAGCAAAGGCGATTGGTGCAGATGTGATCCTGCTCATAGCAGAATGCCTGACAAAAGAAGAAGTAGCACACCTGGCTGCCTTTGCACATAATATAGGACTGGAAGTATTACTGGAAGTGCACAGTGGCGATCAGCTGGATAAGGTAACCGATCATATTCAGAATGTAGGGGTGAACAACCGTGACCTCACTACCTTCAAAGTAGATTTTAACCGCAGCTGTGAACTGGCTTCCCGCATCCCTGCAGGCAAATGCAAGGTAGCGGAGAGTGGTATCAGCAATACAGATAACATTGTGACGCTAAAGAAAGCTGGTTTCAACGGTTTCCTGATCGGTGAACATTTTATGAAGACAGAAAATCCTGCAAGGGCATTTGAAAACTTTGTAACGGAGCTGTCCGCAAAACTGAAAGCATAA
- a CDS encoding phosphoribosylanthranilate isomerase translates to MMQLKVCGITRKEDLEKLVELGVHYAGFIFYEKSPRFVGNKLDARTVREAKGILKVGVFVNAPLEQVKQLISSYGLHLVQLHGDEDPAYCAALQSLVPVIRAFRIGEDVNWATLEAFVPVTNYFLFDTAAGKAYGGTGRLFNWELLDTYPYDHPFFLSGGIGPEQLEDLLAFEHPALFAADVNSKFETAPGIKDMEKVQQFSTKIL, encoded by the coding sequence ATGATGCAACTAAAAGTATGCGGTATTACCAGAAAAGAAGACCTGGAAAAACTGGTCGAACTGGGCGTACACTATGCCGGCTTTATCTTTTACGAGAAATCGCCCCGCTTTGTGGGCAATAAACTGGATGCCCGTACCGTGAGGGAAGCCAAAGGTATCCTGAAGGTAGGCGTGTTTGTAAATGCTCCCCTGGAGCAGGTCAAACAGCTCATCAGCAGTTATGGTCTGCACCTGGTACAATTGCATGGTGACGAAGATCCTGCCTACTGCGCTGCTTTGCAATCATTAGTACCTGTGATCAGGGCTTTCAGGATTGGGGAGGATGTAAACTGGGCAACACTGGAGGCGTTTGTACCTGTTACAAATTACTTCCTGTTCGACACCGCTGCCGGCAAGGCGTATGGTGGTACCGGCAGGTTGTTTAACTGGGAATTGCTGGATACTTATCCTTACGATCATCCGTTCTTTCTCAGTGGTGGCATTGGCCCTGAGCAGCTGGAAGACCTGCTGGCATTTGAACATCCGGCATTGTTTGCAGCTGATGTGAACAGTAAATTTGAGACTGCGCCAGGTATCAAGGACATGGAAAAAGTGCAGCAGTTCTCCACAAAGATTTTATAA
- the trpB gene encoding tryptophan synthase subunit beta, whose translation MKIAENTLGLPYHVDEKGFYGRFGGAYVPEMLYPNVEELQTRYLEILREPSFQQEFEQLLRDYVGRPSPLYFAKRLSEKYGAQIYLKREDLNHTGAHKVNNTIGQILLAKRLGKTRIIAETGAGQHGVATATVCALMNMECVIYMGSVDIQRQAPNVARMKMLGATVVAATSGSQTLKDACNEAIRDWINNPVSTHYILGTAAGPHPYPDMVTRFQSVISEEIRKQLEEKTGNPNPNYVVACIGGGSNAAGTYYHFLNEPDVKIIAVEAAGKGVHSGHSAATTQLGKLGIIHAAKTLLMQTDDGQITEPYSISAGLDYPGIGPLHAHLYETGRGTFLAATDDEALAAAYELTRLEGIIPALESSHALAKLGEIPFKPTDVVVVCLSGRGDKDMETYIRNLPNK comes from the coding sequence ATGAAGATCGCTGAAAATACGTTAGGCTTACCCTATCATGTAGATGAAAAAGGCTTCTACGGCCGTTTTGGCGGTGCCTACGTACCGGAGATGCTCTATCCCAACGTAGAAGAATTACAGACCCGATACCTGGAGATCTTACGCGAGCCCAGCTTTCAGCAGGAGTTTGAACAACTGTTGCGCGATTATGTAGGCCGTCCTTCTCCATTATATTTTGCAAAACGCCTGTCTGAAAAGTATGGTGCACAGATCTACCTGAAAAGGGAAGACCTGAACCATACCGGGGCACACAAGGTTAATAATACAATTGGCCAGATCCTGCTGGCAAAGCGATTGGGCAAAACCCGTATCATTGCTGAAACAGGCGCTGGTCAGCATGGGGTAGCAACAGCTACTGTATGTGCCCTGATGAACATGGAATGTGTGATCTACATGGGATCTGTTGACATTCAGCGCCAGGCACCCAACGTAGCACGTATGAAGATGCTGGGTGCTACTGTGGTCGCTGCTACCAGTGGTAGCCAGACCCTGAAAGATGCGTGTAACGAAGCAATCCGTGACTGGATCAACAACCCGGTAAGTACCCATTATATTTTGGGAACAGCTGCGGGTCCTCACCCATATCCGGATATGGTGACCCGTTTCCAGTCTGTGATCAGCGAAGAGATCCGCAAACAGCTGGAAGAAAAAACAGGCAATCCGAATCCAAATTATGTAGTGGCGTGTATAGGTGGAGGTAGCAATGCTGCCGGTACTTATTACCACTTCCTGAACGAGCCGGATGTAAAGATCATTGCAGTGGAAGCTGCGGGTAAGGGTGTGCATTCCGGGCATTCTGCTGCCACCACCCAACTGGGTAAACTGGGGATCATTCATGCTGCCAAGACCCTGCTGATGCAAACGGACGACGGGCAGATCACGGAACCCTATTCTATTTCCGCAGGTCTGGATTATCCGGGTATTGGTCCATTGCATGCACATTTGTATGAGACAGGCCGAGGTACATTCCTCGCAGCTACGGATGACGAAGCCCTGGCGGCAGCTTACGAGCTGACCAGGCTGGAAGGCATTATCCCTGCACTGGAATCCAGTCACGCCCTGGCGAAACTGGGAGAAATACCATTCAAGCCAACAGATGTAGTGGTGGTATGCCTGAGTGGTCGTGGTGACAAGGATATGGAAACATACATTCGTAATCTGCCCAATAAATAA
- the trpA gene encoding tryptophan synthase subunit alpha, which translates to MSNRIDQLFAGKKTGILNIYCTAGFPELNDTLPVMTALQQHGADLVELGMPFSDPLADGPVIQESSARAIKNGMGLRVLFEQLKDFRKQIHVPVVLMGYLNPVLLYGIEAFCQKCAEVGVDGLILPDLPMDEYENEYKAIFEHYGLHLIFLVTPETSEARIRKIDSLSKGFIYAVSSSSTTGTDKNMGHQQAYFEKLEKLQLKNPVLIGFGVKDKATFAAACAHSNGAIIGTAFIRAIENATNIDTAVKDFISSVK; encoded by the coding sequence ATGAGCAATCGTATAGATCAGTTATTTGCCGGTAAGAAAACAGGCATTCTCAATATATACTGCACAGCGGGTTTCCCGGAATTGAATGATACACTGCCGGTGATGACGGCGCTACAACAGCATGGGGCTGACCTGGTAGAACTGGGGATGCCTTTCTCTGATCCGCTGGCCGATGGTCCGGTGATCCAGGAGAGCAGCGCCCGTGCTATTAAAAATGGGATGGGATTACGTGTGTTGTTTGAGCAGTTGAAGGATTTCAGGAAGCAAATTCACGTACCGGTAGTGCTGATGGGTTACCTGAACCCGGTATTGCTGTATGGCATAGAGGCTTTCTGCCAGAAATGTGCGGAGGTGGGTGTAGATGGCCTGATCCTGCCTGACCTGCCAATGGACGAGTACGAAAATGAATATAAAGCGATCTTCGAACACTATGGTTTACACCTGATCTTCCTGGTGACACCAGAAACGAGCGAAGCGCGCATCCGCAAGATTGACAGCCTGAGCAAAGGATTTATCTATGCCGTATCTTCTTCCTCTACCACCGGTACAGACAAGAACATGGGTCATCAGCAGGCATATTTTGAGAAGCTTGAAAAGTTGCAGTTAAAGAACCCGGTATTGATCGGGTTTGGTGTCAAAGATAAAGCTACCTTTGCGGCGGCCTGTGCACACAGTAATGGTGCAATTATAGGTACTGCCTTTATCCGCGCTATCGAAAATGCGACCAACATCGACACTGCTGTCAAAGACTTTATCAGCAGCGTAAAATAG
- the hisH gene encoding imidazole glycerol phosphate synthase subunit HisH: protein MKTVIIKYNAGNIRSVLFALDRIGVEGVVTDNPEEIRAADRVIFPGVGEASTAMNYLKERKLDLLIKDLKQPTLGICLGMQLMCKHSEENDTPCLGIFDVEVKKFQSPVDNLLKIPQIGWNNITGLYSSIFDHVRENSYMYFVHSYYAALCADTVATTNYVINYSSALQKDNFYAVQFHPEKSADAGQQILENFLKIQ from the coding sequence ATGAAAACGGTAATCATCAAGTACAACGCCGGCAATATCCGCTCTGTATTATTTGCACTGGACCGCATTGGTGTGGAAGGTGTGGTGACAGATAACCCGGAGGAAATCCGTGCTGCAGACAGGGTGATCTTTCCCGGAGTAGGCGAGGCGAGCACCGCCATGAACTACCTGAAAGAAAGAAAGCTCGACCTGCTCATCAAAGATCTGAAGCAGCCTACACTGGGTATCTGCCTGGGTATGCAGCTGATGTGTAAACATTCAGAAGAAAACGATACGCCCTGCCTCGGTATCTTCGATGTGGAGGTAAAGAAATTCCAGTCACCGGTAGATAACCTGCTAAAGATCCCACAGATCGGCTGGAACAACATTACAGGATTGTACAGTTCTATCTTTGATCACGTGCGGGAGAACAGTTACATGTATTTTGTACACAGTTACTATGCAGCACTCTGTGCGGATACCGTAGCGACTACAAACTATGTGATCAACTACAGCAGCGCCCTGCAGAAAGATAATTTCTATGCAGTACAGTTCCACCCGGAAAAGTCAGCAGATGCAGGACAGCAGATCCTGGAAAACTTCCTGAAGATCCAATAA
- the hisA gene encoding 1-(5-phosphoribosyl)-5-[(5-phosphoribosylamino)methylideneamino]imidazole-4-carboxamide isomerase, protein MQVRRINTADTLALRRDVLYPDQSLDAVKVEGDADGLHFGLFEQSTLVGVISLFLERAGARFRKLAISPACQGKGYGSILLSHVEDFCRRERIPLLWCDARDSAFGFYEKRGYVYDSAPFKKGNNTFRKMKIELGQASAQKFSVIPAIDIIDGKCVRLTQGDYAQKKVYNEHPLEVAKEFESIGVTRLHLVDLDGAKKGSVVNWKVLEAIAGHTKLVVDFGGGIKKEDDLRIVFENGAALATIGSIAVKEPQLFFSWVKQYGADKIFLGADVKEEKIAVGGWLETTELTIYDFLASNIKAGVHHIFCTDIAKDGLLQGPSIPLYKKILERFPGIDFVASGGVSNMDDIYALQEAGCNGVIVGKAIYEGKISMEELKQLMK, encoded by the coding sequence ATGCAGGTAAGAAGAATCAATACAGCAGATACACTCGCCCTGCGCAGGGATGTGTTGTATCCTGACCAGTCACTGGATGCCGTGAAGGTGGAAGGTGATGCCGATGGCCTGCACTTTGGATTATTTGAACAATCTACACTGGTCGGTGTCATTTCTTTGTTCTTAGAGCGGGCTGGTGCACGCTTTCGTAAGCTGGCTATATCCCCGGCTTGCCAGGGTAAGGGTTATGGCAGCATATTGTTATCTCATGTGGAAGACTTTTGCCGCAGGGAGCGCATTCCTTTACTGTGGTGCGATGCCCGTGATTCGGCTTTTGGCTTTTATGAAAAGAGGGGATATGTATACGATAGTGCGCCTTTTAAAAAAGGAAATAATACATTTCGCAAGATGAAAATTGAACTGGGTCAGGCATCCGCACAAAAATTCAGCGTGATTCCGGCAATCGATATAATAGATGGTAAATGTGTGCGCCTCACACAGGGAGATTATGCACAGAAGAAAGTGTATAATGAACATCCGCTGGAAGTGGCAAAAGAGTTTGAAAGTATTGGCGTGACCCGCCTGCACCTGGTAGACCTGGACGGGGCTAAGAAGGGCAGTGTGGTGAACTGGAAAGTACTGGAAGCAATCGCTGGCCATACTAAGCTGGTAGTAGATTTTGGAGGAGGCATCAAGAAAGAAGATGACCTCCGCATTGTATTTGAGAACGGTGCAGCCCTGGCTACGATCGGTTCAATTGCAGTAAAGGAACCACAGCTGTTCTTTAGCTGGGTAAAGCAGTATGGTGCAGACAAGATCTTCCTGGGCGCAGATGTAAAGGAAGAAAAGATCGCAGTAGGCGGCTGGCTGGAAACGACTGAGCTGACCATTTACGATTTCCTGGCATCCAATATCAAAGCAGGTGTACATCACATCTTCTGTACAGATATCGCGAAAGACGGTTTGCTGCAGGGGCCTTCCATTCCCCTGTACAAAAAGATCCTGGAGCGTTTCCCCGGCATTGACTTTGTTGCCAGCGGTGGTGTGAGCAATATGGATGATATCTATGCGCTGCAGGAAGCGGGTTGCAATGGTGTGATCGTAGGGAAAGCGATCTACGAAGGAAAGATCTCAATGGAAGAGTTGAAACAATTAATGAAGTAA
- the hisF gene encoding imidazole glycerol phosphate synthase subunit HisF, with protein MLTKRIIPCLDIKDGRTVKGVNFENIRDAGDPIELGALYAQQGADELVFLDITATNERRKTLSDLVRQIARHVNIPFTVGGGISSVEDVSVLLQNGADKISVNTSAFKRPELVDELAREFGSQCVVLAIDTRFEDGDWYVYLNGGRVKTDVKCYDWAKEAVNRGAGEILLTSMNNDGTKQGFALDITGKLSQHLNVPVIASGGAGTMDHFVDVFEKAQADAALAASIFHYKEIEIPELKTYLYQKGVNIRF; from the coding sequence ATGTTGACAAAACGTATCATACCTTGCCTGGACATCAAAGATGGCCGTACAGTAAAAGGGGTGAACTTTGAAAATATCCGCGATGCGGGGGATCCGATTGAATTGGGTGCCCTGTACGCGCAACAGGGAGCAGATGAACTGGTATTCCTGGACATCACCGCTACCAACGAGCGTCGTAAGACCTTGTCTGACCTGGTAAGGCAGATAGCCAGGCATGTGAATATCCCGTTTACAGTAGGAGGGGGCATCTCATCAGTAGAAGATGTGAGTGTATTGCTGCAGAATGGTGCTGATAAGATCTCCGTCAATACTTCAGCGTTCAAGCGTCCAGAGCTGGTAGATGAGCTGGCAAGGGAGTTTGGCAGTCAGTGTGTGGTACTGGCGATCGATACCCGTTTTGAAGATGGGGATTGGTACGTGTACCTGAATGGCGGCCGTGTGAAAACAGACGTAAAATGCTATGACTGGGCAAAGGAAGCGGTGAACAGGGGAGCGGGCGAAATTCTGCTCACTTCTATGAATAATGATGGCACCAAGCAGGGTTTTGCACTGGATATAACCGGTAAGCTGTCTCAGCACCTGAATGTACCGGTGATAGCCTCTGGCGGCGCGGGTACAATGGATCATTTTGTGGATGTATTTGAAAAAGCACAGGCCGATGCGGCGCTGGCAGCGAGTATATTCCATTATAAGGAAATTGAGATTCCTGAATTGAAGACATATTTATATCAGAAGGGTGTAAATATTAGATTTTAA